In one Flavobacteriales bacterium genomic region, the following are encoded:
- a CDS encoding fumarate reductase/succinate dehydrogenase flavoprotein subunit, whose amino-acid sequence MSKLDSKIPPGPIDKKWTYHKGHMRIVAPANKRRIDVIVVGTGLAGGAAAASLAEMGYNVKAFCFQDSARRAHSIAAQGGINAAKNYMNDGDSTYRLFYDTVKGGDYRAREANVYRLAEVSANIIDQCVAQGVPFARDYGGLLDNRSFGGVQVSRTFYARGQTGQQLLLGAYSALMRQVGKGTVKMYDRHEMLDVVIVDGKARGIIARNLITGEIERHGAHAVLLCTGGYGNVFFLSTNAMGSNVTAAWKAHKRGAFFGNPCYTQIHPTCIPVSGTHQSKLTLMSESLRNDGRIWVPAKLDDAKAIREGKKKGSDIPEADRDYYLERRYPAFGNLVPRDVASRAAKERCDAGFGVNKTGEAVYLDFSAAIERYGKLQANILKLENPSKEKIRELGEAVVSEKYGNLFDMYENIVGENPYKEPMKIYPAVHYTMGGLWVDYNLQTTVPGLFALGEANFSDHGANRLGASALMQGLADGYFVIPYTVGDYLADDIRTGPIDTKRPEFDAAEKEVTDRINHFINNKGTKPVDEFHRRLGKVMWDKCGMARNEQGLKEAIQEIRQIRAEFWKDVRVPAKANEFNQELEKAGRVADFLELGELMCMDALHRNESCGGHFREEYQEMEGPQQGEAKRDDANFAYVAAWEWLGEAGKAELHKEPLTFEEVKLTQRSYK is encoded by the coding sequence ATGAGCAAGCTCGACAGCAAGATCCCTCCCGGTCCCATCGACAAGAAGTGGACCTACCACAAGGGGCACATGCGCATCGTGGCGCCAGCGAACAAGCGCCGCATCGATGTCATCGTGGTGGGCACCGGCCTGGCCGGTGGTGCCGCCGCGGCCTCGTTGGCGGAGATGGGCTACAACGTGAAGGCCTTCTGCTTCCAGGACAGCGCCCGGCGCGCCCACAGCATCGCCGCGCAGGGGGGCATCAATGCCGCCAAGAACTACATGAACGACGGTGACAGCACGTACCGTCTGTTCTACGACACCGTGAAGGGCGGCGATTACCGGGCCCGCGAGGCCAACGTGTACCGACTGGCTGAGGTGAGCGCCAACATCATCGACCAGTGCGTGGCGCAGGGAGTGCCCTTCGCCCGTGACTACGGCGGACTGCTGGACAACCGCTCCTTCGGCGGGGTGCAGGTGAGCCGCACCTTCTATGCCCGCGGACAGACCGGCCAGCAGCTGCTGCTCGGTGCCTACAGCGCGCTGATGCGCCAGGTGGGCAAGGGCACGGTGAAGATGTACGACCGCCACGAGATGCTCGATGTGGTGATCGTGGACGGCAAGGCGCGCGGCATCATCGCCCGCAACCTGATCACCGGCGAGATCGAGCGGCACGGCGCGCATGCGGTGCTGCTGTGCACCGGCGGCTATGGCAACGTGTTCTTCCTGAGCACGAACGCCATGGGCAGCAACGTCACCGCCGCGTGGAAGGCGCACAAGCGCGGGGCCTTCTTCGGCAACCCCTGCTACACGCAGATCCACCCCACCTGCATCCCGGTGAGCGGCACGCACCAGAGCAAGCTCACGCTGATGTCCGAATCGCTCCGCAACGACGGACGCATATGGGTGCCCGCCAAGCTCGATGACGCGAAGGCGATCCGGGAAGGCAAGAAGAAAGGCAGCGACATCCCCGAGGCCGACCGCGACTACTACCTGGAGCGCCGCTACCCGGCCTTCGGCAACCTGGTGCCGCGCGACGTGGCCAGCCGTGCCGCCAAGGAGCGTTGCGATGCGGGCTTCGGTGTGAACAAGACCGGTGAGGCCGTGTATCTCGACTTCAGCGCGGCCATCGAGCGCTACGGCAAGCTCCAGGCGAACATCCTGAAGCTGGAGAACCCCAGCAAGGAGAAGATCCGCGAGCTGGGCGAGGCGGTCGTGAGCGAGAAGTACGGGAACCTCTTCGACATGTACGAGAACATCGTCGGCGAGAACCCCTATAAGGAGCCGATGAAGATCTACCCCGCCGTGCACTACACCATGGGCGGCCTGTGGGTGGATTACAACCTGCAGACCACCGTACCGGGCCTCTTCGCGCTGGGCGAGGCCAACTTCAGCGACCACGGCGCCAATCGCCTCGGTGCCTCAGCGCTGATGCAGGGCCTGGCCGACGGCTACTTCGTGATCCCCTACACCGTGGGCGATTACCTGGCCGACGACATCCGCACCGGCCCCATCGACACCAAGCGTCCCGAGTTCGACGCCGCCGAGAAGGAGGTGACCGACCGCATCAACCACTTCATCAACAACAAGGGCACCAAGCCGGTGGATGAGTTCCACCGCCGACTGGGCAAGGTGATGTGGGACAAGTGCGGCATGGCGCGCAACGAGCAGGGCCTGAAGGAGGCCATCCAGGAGATCCGCCAGATCCGTGCGGAGTTCTGGAAGGATGTGCGCGTACCCGCCAAGGCCAACGAGTTCAACCAGGAACTGGAGAAGGCCGGTCGTGTGGCCGACTTCCTGGAGCTGGGCGAGCTGATGTGCATGGACGCGCTGCACCGGAACGAGAGCTGCGGCGGCCATTTCCGCGAGGAGTACCAGGAGATGGAGGGGCCGCAGCAGGGCGAGGCCAAGCGCGACGATGCCAACTTCGCCTACGTGGCCGCCTGGGAGTGGCTGGGCGAGGCCGGCAAGGCCGAGCTGCACAAGGAGCCGCTCACCTTCGAGGAGGTGAAACTGACGCAGCGGAGCTACAAGTAG
- a CDS encoding succinate dehydrogenase cytochrome b subunit, with protein MARSALLGSSLAKKYWMALTGLFLVVFLFAHLAGNLQLLDMSPEGQLKFNAYAKFMTSFPLVKAVSYLLYFSILFHAFDGFLLTIQNRKARPVRYMKENAAANRSWASNNMALLGTLILVFLVIHMKSFWFEMHWGDIGTDTDGNKDLYTVVAAAFSQLWYVALYVVMMTVLAFHLLHGFQSAFQSLGLNHPRYTPVIKNIGVFIAVVVPVFFALIPVWMFVNR; from the coding sequence ATGGCACGAAGCGCTCTCCTCGGATCATCGCTGGCGAAGAAGTATTGGATGGCCCTTACGGGCCTTTTCCTTGTCGTGTTCCTGTTCGCCCACCTGGCCGGCAACCTGCAGCTGCTGGACATGAGCCCCGAGGGACAGCTCAAGTTCAACGCCTACGCCAAGTTCATGACCTCCTTCCCCCTCGTGAAGGCGGTGAGCTACCTGCTCTACTTCAGCATCCTGTTCCATGCCTTCGACGGCTTCCTGCTGACGATCCAGAACCGCAAGGCGCGCCCAGTGCGCTATATGAAGGAGAACGCCGCGGCGAACAGGAGCTGGGCCAGCAACAACATGGCGCTGCTCGGCACGCTTATCCTGGTCTTCCTGGTGATCCACATGAAGAGCTTCTGGTTCGAGATGCACTGGGGCGACATCGGGACGGACACCGACGGCAACAAGGATCTTTACACCGTGGTGGCCGCGGCCTTCAGCCAGCTCTGGTACGTGGCGCTCTACGTGGTGATGATGACGGTGCTGGCCTTCCACCTGCTGCACGGGTTCCAGAGCGCCTTCCAGAGCCTGGGCCTCAACCATCCGCGCTACACTCCGGTGATCAAGAACATCGGCGTATTCATCGCCGTTGTGGTGCCCGTTTTCTTCGCACTCATCCCCGTGTGGATGTTCGTGAACCGCTGA
- a CDS encoding four helix bundle protein has product MSQERLDAFNELCVVEPNEPYGSISSYRDLIIWQHSMDTTEMVYEFAALLPNEERFGLVSQMCRAAVSMPANIAEGWGRGTSSDRQLLSYLRITRGSLYELETHLELARRLYRKLRLDPTPITSRLTSIARMLNKMIVKIEARYESLRKDRDGR; this is encoded by the coding sequence ATGAGCCAGGAACGACTGGATGCCTTCAATGAACTCTGCGTGGTGGAGCCGAACGAGCCCTATGGGTCCATCAGCAGCTACCGTGACCTCATCATCTGGCAACACTCCATGGACACCACAGAGATGGTGTATGAGTTCGCGGCGCTGCTGCCCAACGAGGAGCGTTTCGGCCTGGTCAGCCAAATGTGCCGGGCGGCGGTTTCCATGCCTGCCAACATCGCAGAAGGATGGGGCCGCGGCACCAGTAGTGATCGCCAACTGCTCAGTTACCTCCGGATCACGCGTGGTTCACTGTACGAGCTCGAAACACATCTGGAACTTGCTCGTCGGCTATACCGCAAGCTCCGCTTGGACCCTACGCCGATCACATCTCGCCTCACCTCGATAGCGCGGATGTTGAACAAAATGATCGTGAAGATCGAGGCCCGTTACGAATCACTTCGCAAGGACCGTGATGGCAGATGA
- a CDS encoding aminopeptidase P family protein: MRYTPLSASTYREHRLRFRQHLEKGSLAVFHSNDIMPTSADGTMPFKQASDIFYLTGIDQEETILLLFPDAVDPKDREILFVRETSELIAIWEGAKFSQQEARDLSGIATVLWTSSYEATIKRLVPQCEHLVLNSNEHLRQHNEVETREDRKNKELRVQYPLHSVKRSAPIMHRIRSRKTQEEVAQMKRAIAITGKAFERVCGFVKPGVKEYAIEAEITHEFLRNGSRGHAYTPIIASGYNACVLHYITNDQVCNDGDVILMDFGCEYGGYASDLTRCIPVNGRFTKRQKDVYNAVLRVKNAATQLLRPGTLLADYHKEVGKIMESELIGLGLLDKTDVAKQDPERPLYKKYFMHGTSHFLGLDVHDVGLWNEMIQPDMVFTVEPGIYIREEKLGIRLENNILVTRDNPIDLFADIPVEADAVEELMSRRKVVA; this comes from the coding sequence ATGCGCTACACACCGCTCTCTGCGTCCACCTACCGCGAGCACCGCCTCCGCTTCCGCCAGCACCTGGAGAAAGGCAGTCTGGCCGTGTTCCACAGCAACGACATCATGCCCACCAGCGCCGATGGCACGATGCCGTTCAAGCAGGCGAGCGACATCTTCTACCTCACGGGCATCGACCAGGAGGAGACGATCCTGCTGCTCTTCCCCGATGCGGTGGACCCGAAGGACCGCGAGATCCTCTTCGTGCGCGAGACCAGCGAGCTGATCGCCATCTGGGAGGGCGCCAAGTTCAGCCAGCAGGAGGCGCGCGACCTCAGCGGCATCGCCACGGTGCTGTGGACGAGCAGCTATGAGGCCACCATCAAGCGCCTGGTGCCGCAGTGCGAGCACCTGGTCCTGAACAGCAACGAGCACCTGCGCCAGCACAACGAGGTGGAGACGCGCGAGGACCGCAAGAACAAGGAGCTGCGCGTGCAATACCCGCTGCACAGCGTGAAGCGCAGCGCGCCCATCATGCACCGCATCCGCAGCCGCAAGACGCAGGAGGAGGTGGCGCAGATGAAGCGCGCCATCGCCATCACCGGCAAGGCCTTCGAGCGGGTATGCGGCTTCGTGAAGCCCGGCGTGAAGGAGTACGCCATCGAAGCGGAGATCACGCACGAGTTCCTGCGCAACGGCTCGCGCGGCCACGCCTACACGCCCATCATCGCCAGCGGCTACAACGCCTGCGTGCTGCACTACATCACCAACGATCAGGTGTGCAACGACGGCGATGTGATCCTGATGGACTTCGGCTGCGAGTACGGCGGTTACGCCAGCGACCTCACCCGCTGCATCCCCGTGAACGGCCGCTTCACCAAACGCCAGAAGGACGTGTACAACGCGGTGCTGCGCGTGAAGAACGCAGCCACGCAACTGCTGCGCCCCGGCACCCTGCTCGCCGACTACCACAAGGAAGTGGGCAAGATCATGGAGAGCGAGCTGATCGGCCTGGGCCTGCTGGACAAGACCGACGTGGCGAAGCAGGACCCCGAGCGTCCGCTCTACAAGAAGTACTTCATGCACGGCACCAGCCACTTCCTGGGCCTGGATGTGCACGACGTGGGCCTGTGGAACGAGATGATCCAGCCGGACATGGTCTTCACCGTGGAGCCGGGCATCTACATCCGCGAGGAGAAGCTCGGGATCCGCCTGGAGAACAACATCCTGGTGACCCGGGACAACCCGATCGACCTCTTCGCCGACATCCCGGTGGAGGCGGATGCGGTGGAGGAGCTGATGAGCCGGAGGAAGGTGGTGGCGTGA
- a CDS encoding pyridoxal phosphate-dependent aminotransferase, whose amino-acid sequence MRLTSKLPHVGTTIFTVMSKLAQECGAINLSQGFPDFPIDSRLIELVDKAMRAGHNQYAPMPGLPALREAIAVKVKRLYGFNYDPDTEVTVTAGGTQAIFTALGAVVHPGDEVIIIDPAYDCYAPTVELFGGRPVHVRLGADMKFDAGAVKAAITPRTRMLMINTPHNPAGTILRDADMRRIADLLRGTDILLLSDEVYEHLVFDGEPHASAINYPELRERAFVIFSFGKVFHVTGWKMGYALAPKALMAEFRKVHQFNVFSANTPMQHALAAYMQEPAHYEQVSAFYQAKRDRFVAGMRNSRFTLLPCEGSYFQTADYSAISDEGDRAFAERVAREFGVATIPLSPFYQEPPPGQRLLRFCFAKQDATLDAAIEKLCRI is encoded by the coding sequence ATGCGGTTGACCAGCAAGCTCCCCCACGTCGGCACCACCATCTTCACGGTGATGAGCAAGCTCGCGCAGGAGTGCGGCGCCATCAACCTGAGCCAGGGCTTCCCCGACTTCCCCATCGACAGCAGGCTCATCGAGTTGGTGGACAAGGCCATGCGGGCCGGGCACAACCAGTACGCGCCCATGCCGGGTCTGCCGGCCTTGCGGGAGGCCATCGCGGTCAAGGTGAAGCGGCTGTACGGCTTCAACTATGATCCCGACACGGAGGTGACGGTGACAGCGGGCGGTACCCAGGCCATCTTCACGGCCCTGGGGGCGGTCGTCCATCCCGGCGATGAGGTGATCATCATCGATCCTGCCTATGACTGCTACGCGCCCACGGTGGAGCTGTTCGGCGGCAGGCCGGTGCATGTGCGCCTGGGTGCGGACATGAAGTTCGATGCGGGAGCGGTGAAGGCGGCCATCACGCCCCGCACCCGCATGCTGATGATCAACACGCCGCACAACCCGGCAGGCACCATCCTGCGCGATGCGGACATGCGGCGGATCGCCGACCTGCTGCGCGGCACCGACATCCTGCTGCTGAGCGACGAGGTTTACGAGCACTTGGTCTTCGATGGCGAGCCCCACGCTTCCGCGATCAACTACCCGGAGCTGCGCGAACGCGCCTTTGTGATCTTCAGCTTCGGCAAGGTGTTCCACGTCACCGGCTGGAAGATGGGCTATGCCCTGGCCCCGAAGGCCCTGATGGCTGAGTTCCGCAAGGTGCACCAGTTCAACGTGTTCAGCGCGAACACACCGATGCAGCATGCCTTGGCGGCCTACATGCAGGAGCCCGCGCATTACGAGCAGGTCTCGGCCTTCTACCAGGCCAAGCGGGATCGCTTCGTGGCCGGCATGAGGAACTCGCGGTTCACGCTGCTGCCCTGCGAGGGCTCGTACTTCCAGACGGCCGATTACAGTGCCATCAGCGACGAGGGCGATCGGGCCTTTGCCGAACGCGTGGCGAGGGAGTTCGGGGTGGCGACGATCCCGCTTTCTCCCTTCTACCAGGAGCCTCCGCCCGGTCAACGACTGCTGCGCTTCTGCTTCGCCAAGCAGGACGCTACCTTGGACGCAGCGATCGAGAAGCTATGCAGGATCTGA
- a CDS encoding DUF1801 domain-containing protein, which yields MPKPNKTQATTASVSAFIDKHPKEEMRDDSRVLINLMQELTGEEPHMYGPSIIGFGTYHYTYASGHSGSAPLAAFSPRKPELVIYLAQEALEADVLAKLGKHKATKGCLYVKRLADIDLKVLQTLIRKSIATTRKAYPSG from the coding sequence ATGCCCAAACCCAACAAGACCCAGGCCACCACCGCCAGCGTCTCCGCCTTCATCGACAAGCACCCCAAGGAGGAGATGCGTGATGACAGCCGGGTGCTGATCAACCTGATGCAGGAGCTTACCGGCGAGGAGCCGCACATGTACGGCCCGAGCATCATCGGCTTCGGCACCTACCACTACACCTATGCGAGCGGCCATTCGGGCAGCGCACCCCTCGCGGCCTTCAGTCCGCGCAAGCCGGAGCTGGTGATCTACCTGGCCCAGGAGGCCTTGGAAGCGGATGTGCTGGCCAAGCTGGGCAAGCACAAGGCCACGAAGGGCTGCCTCTACGTGAAGCGCTTGGCCGACATCGACCTGAAGGTGCTGCAGACGCTGATCAGGAAGTCCATCGCGACCACGAGGAAAGCATACCCGTCCGGCTGA
- a CDS encoding succinate dehydrogenase/fumarate reductase iron-sulfur subunit, giving the protein MKLTLKIWRQNGPNDKGRMETYPVNDVSEDMSFLEMLDVLNDQLIREGKDPVAFDHDCREGICGMCSLFINGEPHGPGRGITTCQLHMRKFKDGDTIFIEPWRSAAFPVIKDLAVNRGSFDRIQAAGGFVSVNTSGNLVDGNAVPIPKDDADKAFDAATCIGCGACVATCPNGSAMLFVAAKVSQFALLPQGRPEAKRRVLAMVDQMDKEGFGNCSNTGACEVECPKGISLEHIARMNREYLAASVTKE; this is encoded by the coding sequence ATGAAACTGACACTGAAGATCTGGCGCCAGAACGGTCCCAACGATAAGGGCCGCATGGAGACCTATCCCGTGAACGACGTGTCCGAGGACATGTCCTTCCTGGAGATGCTGGACGTGCTGAACGACCAGCTGATCCGCGAGGGCAAGGACCCGGTCGCCTTCGACCACGACTGCCGCGAGGGCATCTGTGGCATGTGCAGCCTGTTCATCAATGGTGAACCCCACGGCCCGGGCCGCGGCATCACCACCTGCCAGTTGCACATGCGCAAGTTCAAGGATGGGGACACCATATTCATCGAGCCTTGGCGCAGCGCGGCCTTCCCCGTGATCAAGGACCTGGCCGTGAACCGCGGGTCCTTCGATCGCATCCAGGCCGCCGGCGGTTTCGTCAGTGTGAACACCAGCGGGAACCTGGTGGACGGCAACGCGGTGCCCATCCCGAAGGATGATGCCGATAAGGCCTTCGACGCCGCTACCTGCATCGGCTGTGGGGCCTGCGTGGCCACCTGCCCCAACGGCAGCGCCATGCTCTTCGTGGCCGCCAAGGTGAGCCAGTTCGCCCTGCTGCCCCAGGGTCGTCCCGAGGCCAAGCGCCGCGTGCTGGCCATGGTGGACCAGATGGACAAGGAGGGCTTCGGCAACTGCAGCAACACCGGCGCCTGCGAGGTGGAATGCCCCAAGGGCATCAGCTTGGAGCACATCGCCCGCATGAACAGGGAATACCTGGCGGCGAGCGTGACGAAGGAGTGA
- a CDS encoding amidohydrolase — protein MQDLRVTLVQSHLHWEDAAENRALFTAKFKDLRGATDLVVLPEMFTTGFTMRSRELAERMDGRTVTWMKEQAQAMDAALYGSVIIREGDHCYNRGLFVTPDGTVTTYDKRHLFRFAKETDHYTAGAERVVVEWRGWRILLQICFDLRFPVFARNRGDYDAILYVANWPEVRRYPWSQLLIARAIENQSYVVGVNRVGQDGNGHLYSGDTAVVDPRGAVQGLQAGSEGVLTVRFDGMALDDFRAKFPVALEADAFDLRL, from the coding sequence ATGCAGGATCTGAGGGTAACGCTGGTGCAGAGCCACCTGCACTGGGAGGATGCCGCGGAGAACCGCGCGCTCTTCACCGCCAAGTTCAAGGACCTTCGCGGTGCCACCGACCTGGTGGTGCTTCCGGAGATGTTCACCACGGGCTTCACCATGCGTAGCCGTGAGCTCGCCGAACGCATGGATGGCCGTACGGTGACGTGGATGAAGGAACAGGCCCAAGCGATGGATGCAGCGCTCTATGGCAGCGTCATCATCCGGGAAGGCGATCACTGTTACAACCGGGGCTTGTTCGTCACGCCGGATGGCACGGTGACGACCTACGACAAGCGGCACCTGTTCCGCTTTGCGAAAGAGACGGACCACTACACCGCCGGTGCCGAACGCGTGGTGGTGGAATGGCGTGGCTGGCGTATCCTGCTGCAGATCTGCTTCGACCTGCGCTTCCCGGTGTTCGCGCGCAACCGCGGCGATTACGATGCCATCCTCTACGTGGCCAACTGGCCCGAGGTGCGCCGCTACCCGTGGAGCCAGCTGCTTATCGCACGGGCCATCGAGAACCAATCCTACGTGGTGGGGGTGAACCGCGTTGGCCAGGACGGCAATGGCCACCTCTATTCCGGCGATACCGCGGTGGTCGATCCGCGGGGCGCGGTGCAAGGGCTCCAGGCAGGGAGCGAAGGCGTGCTGACCGTCCGTTTCGACGGCATGGCGCTGGATGACTTCCGTGCCAAATTCCCGGTAGCCCTCGAGGCCGATGCATTCGACCTCAGGCTCTGA